Genomic window (Juglans microcarpa x Juglans regia isolate MS1-56 chromosome 2S, Jm3101_v1.0, whole genome shotgun sequence):
AGAAAAAGTCAATTGGATCTTTACTTGGAAAACAACAAGGGCAAGGACTTGGAGGACGCTCCACCtcattcttcaaattctaaatttgtttagatttatgtttttataatattggggattgtaacattaatatatttactatgtgtgttttatttattatatttgggatgtaattttaatatattattacaatgtgtgtggatcatatatatttggattgtaattttagacttgtagttaatttttaattttttatagatattatttatatttaaatatttatataaaatcaatcaggtcaaatgggtcgtgtcgtgtcgtgtctgttcaacccattatTGTAAATGGGTTAAAACGGAACGGGTCAGGTTGGGTCGTGTCAATTTATTTCGGATTAATTAACGTGTCATAACGGGTcctgtcgtgtcaacccgttatcgTACCGTGTcgtgtttgtgtttgaaattttgacacgaaacccttaacgggtcgtgttcgtttttgacacgacacgaacacgatctgttaacacgatttgacacccctaactGTACCTAGAAGAACTCGAATTGGGATTTTTccctttcccctttttctttgtCAGCAGTTGAGTTGGGGAATAATGGTAGAGCCACCGTTGGGAGCTATCGCTGGCTctaatatgtgttttttttagttctttttttatatagatttttttaacaattttaaatattttaaaaaataaaaaaatttacaatattattaaaaaatacttccttaatcaagaattaaaataaaaaatatttttttattttatttcgtgattaaggaagtattttttaataaatttttttactttatgcttactgaagtattttttaataaatttttttactttatgattgaggaagtattttttaataatattttaaatttattttatttttttaaaatattaaaaaaatttctataaaaaataactgaaaaaaacACATCAAAAAATACATGCCAGAGCCAGCGGTGGCTCTAGCAGTACTCTTGAGCTGGGTCGTGAAAGCATCACtttgaattaaaattattagGTACTCTTAAATGACACTATATTCTTATCTTATCCTAACATAATATCTAATCAAATTTTCTCACataaacatcaattttaattagCATAAAATCTTATGTTGGGTGATATTACCACGTGTATTCCAAAACTGCTTAATAATTACTCTAATTGAAGGTACAACTAAAAAGTTgcataaagagagagagagcaatgtTAGTTAGAACTTACCATCTCTAATCATATTTGTTGATATGTCGTATTTCAAGTGActttatatatcaattatttaaataaagagtaaCACTAAGTATAATCTTAGAGTGCAATTCATGTGcgattccttttaaaaaaatgagttttattattaaacaataattttttcatataaatctcagatttactcattttttttaaaagaagtgatGTGTAAGACTAACACactttataactataaatattaatttttctaaataaaatctacttaaattatataattaaggaagacaaaatttaaaaccgaaaaaaaagaacaaatctaTTCATCTTTCGGTCTAAAACAACACACACCAGATGTAGTGAACCGGTTTGGTCACTCACGTCACGGTTCATTTGAGCTGCCCTTCCCCGACAACATGTTTCTCCCACTCCCTCACCGCTCACAAATGATGACCCCCCTCAACAACCACTTATCATTTTTCACCGTCACCCCTACCCGTTTTGACTCCTCAGTTTATCCCTCACCCTAAcgatttaaaaaagtaatagagATTCTCACTCCACATTAGAACCCTAGAAAtcaaaaaaatgagagaaaaagtgaaagataaaataaaaggagaaaatagTACCTTTCGTTCCATTTCAACTATTTTTGGTTTGAGAGACTGTACTTGGGAGTTAACTCAAATGATTCACAGAAATAAAGACAAATCCAGTAGTGAAAGAGCAAATAAGTGATTGCATGGAGGGAAATTGAAAGTGAATGGAGTGAATAAGTGGCTGGAGAGATACCAGGAAacgaaaagagagaaaaaaaaaatccttcttCGGGTGGTTCTTACCCTTGTCGACGGCCCCAGACGGCCAGTGATGATGTCGGTAGCACAACCAATCGGGCGATGGGGTGAAGCTGTGCAGAAGGACAACGAGCTGGGGAGAGAATGCAAGGGGAACACCGGGGTGTTAGGGTTCTGATGGGGAGTTCgatggaagaagaaggagaaaatgTGGGAGCTTTATTTGAGAAGAAGAGTATCGAAGGGCTAGAGcaaatgagaagaagaaaagaattggGCATTTCATATGGGTGACGAAACAGTGCGTAAAGGAAGGATCGTGCGACGTCATTTTCAGGCCTTGAGTTCATTTACAACTTTTTACTTTAATAAAGTAGTACGGATTAAAGTAATACGGTGTAGTTTGAATTGTTACTCTAAAACGCTGTGTTTTATCAGCTGGATATGTAAGGGTCTTTGTCTTTTAATTGTAATTCAGTTAGGGTCATGCAGATAAGATGGGAAAAGGAATCTGGAATTCCTCATGTGAAATCTGAACCATTTTGGTATTTTCCTTTGGGAGGTTTTGGATTCCTCGAAAATCCAAGTTATCAGCAATGGAAGTACTGTAGTttccattttcatcatcttcctgTGTTTAAGTACTATTTTCGTAATTTGCCATTGTTTTACAGTTTACTGCAGTAAGTCCATAACAAGTGGTATTAGAGGTTGGGATCTGTGGCATACCGACTGGAGCTGCTACCCACGAGCAAGATAAATCCTCTGTTCCACGTATCctatttaaagaagaaaatcgGTGAGCAAGTTGAAATTTTGCCTTCTCTTCCACCTACAAACGAAAATGGGGAGATTTTACCTGAGCCGGAGAAGATATTAGAGTGCCGTATGAAACAACAAGCTAATCGCGCGGTGACGGAGGTACTGGTGAAGTGGACGGGAGCGGCCATGGAGGATAGCACTTGGGAGAAAATATGAGACCTCATAGCCTaatacccacaccttgtgggcaaggtcttgTAAGTGTGGGGGATTGTTAGGGTTTTGATGGGGAGTtcaatggaagaagaagaagaaaatgtgagAGCTTTATTTGAGAAGAAGAGTATCGAAGGGCTAGGGCAAATGAGAAGCAGAAAAGAATTAGGCATTTCATATGGGTGACGAAACGATGCGTAAAGGAAGGATCGTGCGAAGTCATTTTCAGGCCTTGAGTTCATTTACAACTTTTTACTTTAATAAAGTAGTACGGTGTAGTTTGAATTGTTACTCTAAAACACTGTGTTTTATCAGCTGGATATGTAAGGGTCTTCATGTCTTTTAATTGTAATTCAGTTAGGGTCATGCAGATAAGATGGGAAAAGGAATCTGGAATTCCTCATGTGAAATCTGAACCATTTTGGTATTTTCCTTTGGGAGGTTTTGGATTTCTCAAAAATCCAAGTTTTCAGCAATGGAAGCATTGTACTTtctattttcatcatcttcctgTGTTTAcgtattattttcataatctgtCATTGACTGTAGTAAGTCCATAACacggggtgggggggggggggggagaatgCGTGGGGTGGAAAATTTGGATCCAAACATCTAAaatgcacattttattttaaaaaaataaaaaacaaatgatacGTAGGCTGGTGTGCAGAGATTGCAGAATAATAGATGGTTGTGCCGAGAAGtcaaagacaaaaacaaaaaaaggtatCGAATATGTTTTGGGGAGTCTTCAAACTCCAACCTCCAAAAAGCCCCCCAAACTAAACCATGTAAAGCCCAATACTTCCCATTGGACGGCGCCGGTAAGCCCAAACAGCTCTTCTTCTTTTCACAATTTTCTGTGCACTAGAGAATTAAAATCTGCAATATTATCTGAAATCCGAGAATGAAGATGTTCCTGGAATCATGACTCATGAGACGTAAATATTTGATGGAAGTTTGGAACAGTCGCAAAGCCACTCGAGAAACCAAACTCGATCATTTGGTAAGGCAAGTCTTTAGTTACTTTACATTCATTGCTCTCGTTGTGCCTCGCTTGGCTCCTATACGGAATAATCCCAATTTAGTGCCAGTTTTGAAACTTCATTTTCGATGCTCAATGTGCTGCATTTCATGACTGTTACTGTCACTATCTTGAGAAAGAATCTTAGTTTGGCAAAATTTTGTAGACCCAGAACGGGAATTGCGAGAAATGAATAAGAACTATGGGTGTGACGATGTTTATCGCCACTGCAATAGCTGCTTACAGAAACTTTAGCACCAAAAGTTTTGGGAAAAACACAAAATCCGCTCAAAGTTGGTACAGGAGTAAAAACAAACCCAGAAAGAGCGAACCCAGAAACCCTAGGACCAGAATCAAGTGGACtgaccaacaaaaaaaaatcatatctgcAGTTTCTGCGGGCAGTTCCGTGTTCATCACGGGCTCGGCAGGGACCGGAAAAACAGAATTGGTTAAGCATATTATCGAGCtgttaaaaaaatgtcactCCCCATCTGGGGTCTTTGTCACAGCGTCTACTGGGGTCGCAGCGTGCGCTATTCGGGGACAAACGTTGCACTCTTTTGCGGGCATTGGGTACCCCATGGCGGATCGCCGCACTTTGCTGGATAGGGTTCTTCAGAATAAGAGGGCCTACAGGAGGTGGAACAAAGCTGAGGCATTGGTTATTGATGAAATTAGCATGGTTGACGCAGAGCTGTTTGAGAGTCTTGAATACATTGCAAAGAAGTTACGTGGTGGAGATGAGGTTTGGGGTGGGATTCAGCTTGTCGTGAGTGGTGATTTCTTTCAGCTACCACCAGTTTTTGGTCATCAGAATTCGTCGGGCAAAGTGTTTGCATTTGAAGCTGATTGCTGGAATGCAAGTTTTGATATGCAACTTGAGCTTACGGAGATTTTCAGACAATCAGATGCTCGGTTCGTCAAAATGCTTCAAGGTATAAGGAGAGGGGATTGTGATCCTCAGGACTTAGAGGTTCTAGAACAGTTGTGTTCGAGGACCGAGTCGGATGAGTTAGATCCGTCTGTGGTACAGCTCTATCCATTGAAAGAAGATGTAAGGAGAGTGAACGAGACGAGGATGGAAAGCTTTTCCGAGGCGGCCACCACATATTTAGCCTCTGACAGTGGTGAGAATCCCTGGAAGATTCAGCTCAAAGAAGGGATAGCACCCGATGAGCTTTTCCTCTGTGAAGGTGCAAGAGTAATGCTGATCAAGAATTTGAATACTTGGCGTGGATTGGTGAATGGTAACACGGGTACAGTTATTGGATTTTCAGAGTCAGAGGGTGTGGATGTAAGAGATATATGTTCTGAAAACCGGCTGCCTATAGTCAAATTTGATTCAGGGCCAACGAAGGTGATTGAGCCAGAAACTTGGGTTGTGACAGAGGGAGATACAGTTGTTGCTAAAAGAAAGCAGCTGCCCCTTTTACTGGCATGGGCTCGAAGTATTCACAAGTGCCAGGGCATGACTCTTGATAAACTTCACACCAATCTATCTAGAGCTTTTGGCTGTGGAATGGTCTATGTTGCACTCTCCCGGGTGAGGAGTTTGGAAGGTCTTCAGTTATCTGGTTTCAGTCCCTCGAAGATCAAGGCACACCCGAAGGTCTTGCAGTTCTACAAAAGTTTTGCTTGTGAACCAAGTACTACTAAGGGTACAGATGAAGGTGCCAACAAGATCAGATTTGACACCAGTGGCTTAGTACATGTttcaaacacaacaaacaaaGGAGCATCAGAAtaccatttttctctttctgaaTTCATCTCTTCACgtcagaaaagaaaatgaaagtcgcagatattttcatgttttttctcAAAGGATTAAGATGAAAGCTTAGCCAAGCTATCATG
Coding sequences:
- the LOC121253356 gene encoding ATP-dependent DNA helicase PIF1-like; protein product: MGVTMFIATAIAAYRNFSTKSFGKNTKSAQSWYRSKNKPRKSEPRNPRTRIKWTDQQKKIISAVSAGSSVFITGSAGTGKTELVKHIIELLKKCHSPSGVFVTASTGVAACAIRGQTLHSFAGIGYPMADRRTLLDRVLQNKRAYRRWNKAEALVIDEISMVDAELFESLEYIAKKLRGGDEVWGGIQLVVSGDFFQLPPVFGHQNSSGKVFAFEADCWNASFDMQLELTEIFRQSDARFVKMLQGIRRGDCDPQDLEVLEQLCSRTESDELDPSVVQLYPLKEDVRRVNETRMESFSEAATTYLASDSGENPWKIQLKEGIAPDELFLCEGARVMLIKNLNTWRGLVNGNTGTVIGFSESEGVDVRDICSENRLPIVKFDSGPTKVIEPETWVVTEGDTVVAKRKQLPLLLAWARSIHKCQGMTLDKLHTNLSRAFGCGMVYVALSRVRSLEGLQLSGFSPSKIKAHPKVLQFYKSFACEPSTTKGTDEGANKIRFDTSGLVHVSNTTNKGASEYHFSLSEFISSRQKRK